GGGTGAGCCAGGATTCCTCGGTCCTCAGGGAGAGCCAGGCCTCCCAGGCCTTCCAGGAACtaaggtgagtgagctccactttctttctttattttatttttttatttttttttgacattgcGTGGAATATTACAAAAGGGGAACTTGgctgtatttttctttctttataaGAAGTGATGGTATAATTTTCTGTcatgatctatctatctatctatctatctatctatctatctatctatctatctatctatctatctatctatctatctatctatctatctatctatctatctatctatctatctatctatctatctatctatttatatAGTATGATCCCAATAGACACGTTTTAGTATGCATGAAGAACAGTACTATTTATTTTTGCACCTTTTTAGGTTATTTTTATCTCCCCATATGTAGATTATTTTAACACGTGTGTTTGAATGTTGAGGCTTTGATTATCATCATGATCTTGTTTTACTGTTTGCTTGCTTTGCTTCCCAAATGTCAGCGGGAAAGAAGCCGATGTGTGCTTCATTTGACATTATCACACTGAGAAGCTCCACACGGGCATGCAAGGTGGATCATTAATAATGTTCTTGTCAGAATGCACATGTTTGGATTGGATTGTGGATTCATCCAAAAACACAAGCAGGGGCACCTTTAATATGATGGTTGACCTTACGTATGCTCACAATGGAAACTTTTTGGGATGATAAAAACTTCGGTTTGATGGTCAGTGGAGGAAAGATGACGCTGGATCGAAGCGACTCATAGTTGCGCCACAGCTCCCTCTGCTGGCCGTTTTTGCGCACTTCACTAAAACGCACCCAGGGGGCGTTAAGATGCAAATTTAAATGTCAAATATAAATGTCGGCTTGATGTGGACTAGATGATGACAAATGACAACTTCCAGGACTGAATAAGTTTTGTTTGCGTTTAAAGGGCGAGAGGGGTGAGCACGGACCGCCCGGGAAAGGCGAACGAGGCGATTTGGGACCTGTCGGCCCAAAGGTATGTCATTcctaattattttttaatatcgGTTCTATGGTGGTCCGTACACTTGTCCTCTTTGTGTACAACTTATCTGATCATTTAGTTGTATTAGCAGAGTGCTACCTAAACTATTCAAATCAAAGTTGTGATTTTAATATTCTACCGGGAGATTCGATGGAAATGAGTCGGCTGTTGTTTATGTCTGGCCCAGGCCCGGCAGGTAGCTTTAATAAAGTCCAGTCTAAACTCAGATGACCCGCACATGTGTTTCACatgctaataaaaaaaatgtgaaacctCACCTTAATCGATGACAGACTGCAAATAAACACGCTTGGTTATTTTAGTGAAAGCCCACGGCATGCGTGGCTCCCTCGGGGAGGAGGAGTGTGATTCTTTGAAATTGGACCTCCGCCGTTGAGGTTATGTTTTGGCCGGCATCCCAGTGGGATGACATAGAAACCTCACCACCGACTTCACTACCTTGTGAATGAGGTAAAGGCGGCAGGAGGTTTTGTCATCACAGGTGGCAAAAGGACTCACAATCTGGAAGTATAGAAAAGGGCCTGGAAAAAGCTCAAGTATTCAATTGCAGGATTTGTAATTCATATCATTCAATCTGATTTACTTTATTCTAATTTCAATTtgaatttttgttgttgctaaaattgtcaattttgttGAAATACAGTGACCCTCGTATTTTACTTTGGAGTATCTGGGACTTTGAAAGTATATGGCTTTAAAGATACGGctctaaaatatatattaaaaaaaaaacctttaattttgtaaaattgtgaaacgatttatttaaaaaaagacaaattagcTCTTGATACATCTTGCTTCTTCTTCAGATTGTAATTTTGGGCAGGCACATGAGACAATTATTTTCCCGCCAAATTTCTAGCCAAGCACCCCAAACaactttgcttcttttttttgcatcatGTCATCATCCGcagaatttgaaaataaataacaagcctgttttgaaaatgtagaaaatacaCATAAGAGTAAAACTAAAAAGTCATTCAAAAAAATACATACGCAAATCAAGTACATATACCTGAAAAATCAGCAACcaaatatttctattttatttcttCCCTGCCATTATTTTGTCCTAATTGTCATCGATTTGTCAGGGTGCGCAAGGAGAGGCGGGCATACCTGGAACCAAAGGCTCAAAGGTACTTAATCCCGCCTCATCAGCACTTCCATTCTCTCTGCTTGCACTAATTCATAATCCCTCCCTCCCAAACCAGGGCGAAAATGgcgataaaggagactttgggcCCGAGGGGCCAAAGGTGACACTCTTGCCTTCCCGGTGACATCATCAACTCATCGTCAATGAATGAAGGTGCCCGATATTTTCATAGGGCCCACCTGGGCAAAAAGGAGACCAGGGCACCACGGAAATTATCGACTACAACGGGAATATTCAGGAAGCGCTGCAGGTCAGACAACGGATGACTCTATTATCTTGAGTTGTGGattgaaaatatatttctgAGGGTGCATCTGTGCAATGGAGACAAAATGCTGACACGGAGGTTTGTTTCCTCTGCAATGTTATTTCTCTCCTCTTCTCGTTGCGCTCCTTTGGTGTGCTGCAGAAGATTACCACTCTTACAGTGACGGTAATTATTCGGTTTGCCATCATCAgcgtttgttgttttgttttttttgatcgCATGAGCACAATGCTAGCTTTggtttgcacatttttttttatatgggtACCAAGCTGTGGTATTTTCTGTCACTAGCAAGCTTTTTATTATGTGaagcagctaaaaaaaaaatacttcgcACTCCAAGTACCACCATAATGACCAATATCAAAATACAGTAGCGTAGTAGGTCTTTGTGTTCATATTTTTTATCATTCAATCATTAATTCAATTCAGTACATTCCTCGGCATTGGCATGCTCTCATCAAAATTGTCGACATTAATGTTCTATATGGCGGTACCTTGACTTACAAATTGAATTCATCACATGACCCCGCTCAAAATTCAAACTCAATCCGATTCATTTTTGAGAATTAAATAATCCACTCTAGGAGAAAATAAATTTGTTGTTCAAGGGAGAGAAATTTAGAGGAAGCTAGTGGAACGGGGTACTGTTTTGAAGTACAAGCATGGACACAGAACAAATACAATTTCTAAGTCAAGGCAGCATTGCATTAATAGAATTGATGTGTTCTGGCTAACACGTTTTAATCATGCTTGGCATGTGTTGCTCTTTTTCCAAGTCGTCACATGACCTAACACAATTGTGTCATTCTAAACGTGGCAACTTTGCTTGTGTGCAGGGCCCGCCGGGTCCTCCTGGGCCCGTAGGACCCCACGGTATGAAGGTAAATGTTGGACCTTTTCCAATGACTGTTGAAATAGGCAATAAAACGTGACGGGTTTGTGTTCCGACAGGGCGACCGTGGCATGCCTGGCCTCCCGGGACTTGACGGAGAACGTGTAAGATCACTTTGTCGACGTAAAGTAGTGGGTAGGTTTTATCATCAGGGCTCATTATTTGGCAGGGCTACAAGGGTTCCAAGGGAGATATGGGAATGCCCGGAGCATCGGGAGATAAAGGAGCAACCGGTTTACCCGGCTTACCAGTAAGAAGGTGCAAGAATTCCCATAGTGACCTTAGAGACACGTCAATTGATGGCGCTTGTTTCTTTGTGCAGGGTGTCAACGGGGTGAAAGGGGACAAGGGAGATTCGGGTCTGCCGGGTCCCCAAGGTTCCTCGGTGAGTCTCATGATGTGACCCGACGGATGGGAGTGTTCAAAACCTTACTCGAGTGTTTCTTTAGATTATTGGCCCTCCAGGGGCACCGGGACCTCACGGGCCTCCGGGACCCATGGTAAGTCTTAAGTTTGTAAATAACTGTACTTACACACTGGAGCCAGTAGATGGCAGCGCTCCAGCACTGTGTGTTCTCTGAAACACTTCCGTTCTTTTGTCTTTCAGGGACCCCATGGTTTCTCCGGACCAAAGGTAACTCATTAAGACCCCGCCTTTATGTGCAGTTGATTTtgagttgtgtgtttgtgtgtttgtcgcAGGGTGAACCCGGTTTGCACGGTACAAAGGGGGCACGTGGAGAACCAGGCCACAAGGGGGACAGAGGACCCTTAGGTCTCCCTGTAAGTGGAACGAATCCACATTTCGTCTCCCACTGCTACcgtatttgtgtgtttgcattttattgacaatgtgcgtgtgtgtatgtgctctCATTCATTTgcctgattaatttgccaaatCCCAGTAACCCATCGTATAATTTGCAACTGAACTTGGCAACAGATTGTGCAGGAATAACAAAGTTCATCTGGTACTAATCCCGCCTTGTCCATGTCCATGTCACTCATACGTCGTCGGTAACCACGCAGGGAGCCTCCGGCTTGGACGGCAAGCCCGGGATTAGggtgagtgaccgagaggcttcGACCAACCCAAAATCTCGTTGTCCTGTCTCTGCCTCTTGATCAGACTCCTGACCCACTtttaccacttcctgtttcgcGCTCAAACACGTTAGCTAGTTCAGTGGTTCCTTGGCTCGCAAGTGCCCTGATGTCGATTGATGTTTTTATTTAGAATTTTGAAGTGATGTACCAAAGTAATGATTCGGTCTTGGCGCAAGGTACCACTGGCACAAATCTTAGTCCAGCATGAACACGCTCATTCATTAACTGCAAACGTGCATGTGTGCGCTGCACTGTTGTCCAAATGTGAGTTCCCGTTTTGGGAGGAGCGCCTCTGATTTGGAGTCACCACGGCAACACTTTTCATTGCAGGGTACCGACGGGCCTTTGGGTCCAGCTGGTCCGGCCGGCCCAAAGGGGGACAGGGTAAGAAGCGCTCGACCGTACTCGTCTCGGTTTTGAAGCCTCGgctgattttgttgttgttgccggATCAGGGCGAGCGAGGGGCGAcgggggacccgggacccagggggCCCTACGGATTACCAGTGAGTTTGGGATGCATCTTTTTTTGCCAGCGAGGACCTTGCATGTTACTGATCCATGTCGTTCTTCTTTGCAGGGAGCAGCAGGAACACCAGGCTTGGATGTAAGTCTCGGGGAACTTGGAAAACACGGGAA
The sequence above is drawn from the Syngnathus scovelli strain Florida chromosome 1, RoL_Ssco_1.2, whole genome shotgun sequence genome and encodes:
- the LOC125978189 gene encoding collagen alpha-1(XXV) chain isoform X3, with translation MVFPKINHGFLSADQQLIKRRLIKGDQGQAGPPGPPGPPGPPGPRGPPGDTGKDGPRGVPGAPGDPGNPGDVGPMGPEGPPGLKGSLGPPGIPGVDGLKGDLGIPGLDGIPGAKGEMGERGEKGDMGEEGPKGEIGEKGDAGSSAAGIKGEPGEPGRSGHKGEPGLPGLPGLPGIKGEPGFLGPQGEPGLPGLPGTKGERGEHGPPGKGERGDLGPVGPKGAQGEAGIPGTKGSKGENGDKGDFGPEGPKGPPGQKGDQGTTEIIDYNGNIQEALQKITTLTVTGPPGPPGPVGPHGMKGDRGMPGLPGLDGERGYKGSKGDMGMPGASGDKGATGLPGLPGVNGVKGDKGDSGLPGPQGSSIIGPPGAPGPHGPPGPMGPHGFSGPKGEPGLHGTKGARGEPGHKGDRGPLGLPGASGLDGKPGIRGTDGPLGPAGPAGPKGDRGERGATGDPGPRGPYGLPGAAGTPGLDGLPGLRGEKGDLGERGEKGFRGFKGEKGEPGQPGLDGLDAPCQLGPDGLPMPGCWQKGVTPWLVA
- the LOC125978189 gene encoding collagen alpha-1(XXV) chain isoform X2, which encodes MVFPKINHGFLSADQQLIKRRLIKGDQGQAGPPGPPGPPGPPGPRGPPGDTGKDGPRGVPGAPGDPGNPGDVGPMGPEGPPGLKGSLGPPGIPGVDGLKGDLGIPGLDGIPGAKGEMGERGEKGDMGEEGPKGEIGEKGDAGSSAAGIKGEPGEPGRSGHKGEPGLPGLPGLPGIKGEPGFLGPQGEPGLPGLPGTKGERGEHGPPGKGERGDLGPVGPKGAQGEAGIPGTKGSKGENGDKGDFGPEGPKGPPGQKGDQGTTEIIDYNGNIQEALQKITTLTVTGPPGPPGPVGPHGMKGDRGMPGLPGLDGERGYKGSKGDMGMPGASGDKGATGLPGLPGVNGVKGDKGDSGLPGPQGSSIIGPPGAPGPHGPPGPMGPHGFSGPKGEPGLHGTKGARGEPGHKGDRGPLGLPGASGLDGKPGIRGTDGPLGPAGPAGPKGDRGERGATGDPGPRGPYGLPGAAGTPGLDGLPGLRGEKGDLGERGEKGEKGKKGKKGPKGEKGEQGAPGLDAPCPLGPDGLPMPGCWQKGVTPWLVA
- the LOC125978189 gene encoding collagen alpha-1(XXV) chain isoform X1; translation: MVFPKINHGFLSADQQLIKRRLIKGDQGQAGPPGPPGPPGPPGPRGPPGDTGKDGPRGVPGAPGDPGNPGDVGPMGPEGPPGLKGSLGPPGIPGVDGLKGDLGIPGLDGIPGAKGEMGERGEKGDMGEEGPKGEIGEKGDAGSSAAGIKGEPGEPGRSGHKGEPGLPGLPGLPGIKGEPGFLGPQGEPGLPGLPGTKGERGEHGPPGKGERGDLGPVGPKGAQGEAGIPGTKGSKGENGDKGDFGPEGPKGPPGQKGDQGTTEIIDYNGNIQEALQKITTLTVTGPPGPPGPVGPHGMKGDRGMPGLPGLDGERGYKGSKGDMGMPGASGDKGATGLPGLPGVNGVKGDKGDSGLPGPQGSSIIGPPGAPGPHGPPGPMGPHGFSGPKGEPGLHGTKGARGEPGHKGDRGPLGLPGASGLDGKPGIRGTDGPLGPAGPAGPKGDRGERGATGDPGPRGPYGLPGAAGTPGLDGLPGLRGEKGDLGERGEKGEKGKKGKKGPKGEKGEQGAPGLDAPCPLGFRGFKGEKGEPGQPGLDGLDAPCQLGPDGLPMPGCWQK